One region of Bradyrhizobium betae genomic DNA includes:
- the msrB gene encoding peptide-methionine (R)-S-oxide reductase MsrB — MFDRRILLTTVAGLFGLSAFRWLRGTPAEAGEKAAQKFEIEKTDAEWRAQLTPQQYEILRKEGTERPGSSPLLKEHRKGVFACAGCDLPLFASDTKFESGTGWPSFYQPIEGNVGKTEDRTYGMLRTEVHCRRCGGHLGHVFDDGPKPTGLRYCIDGFGLVFHPAAASAT, encoded by the coding sequence ATGTTTGACCGCCGCATCCTGCTAACGACCGTCGCCGGCCTGTTCGGCCTTTCGGCTTTCCGCTGGCTGAGAGGAACGCCTGCCGAGGCCGGCGAGAAGGCCGCGCAAAAATTCGAGATCGAGAAGACGGACGCCGAGTGGCGCGCCCAGCTCACGCCGCAGCAATACGAAATTCTCCGCAAGGAGGGCACCGAGCGGCCGGGCTCCAGCCCGTTGCTGAAGGAACACCGCAAGGGCGTCTTCGCCTGCGCCGGCTGCGACCTGCCGCTGTTTGCGTCCGACACCAAGTTCGAGAGCGGCACCGGCTGGCCGAGCTTCTACCAGCCGATCGAGGGCAATGTCGGCAAGACCGAGGACCGCACCTACGGCATGCTTCGCACCGAGGTGCATTGCCGGCGCTGCGGCGGCCATCTCGGCCACGTCTTCGACGACGGCCCCAAGCCGACCGGATTGCGCTACTGCATCGACGGTTTCGGGCTGGTGTTTCACCCGGCTGCGGCGTCGGCGACGTAG
- a CDS encoding flagellar hook-basal body complex protein, giving the protein MGIFDAMNTSVGGLQAQSYALQNISGNIANSSTTGYKGIGTSFVDLIPDSSTPSKQVAGGVTANAKATITTQGTISSSSVATNMAITGDGFFSIQKATGTVDNVPVFSGVTYYTRRGDFQLNANGNLVNGAGYYLMGVAVDSKTGNPTGSVSTVLKFQNNFIPAQATTSIQYAANLPTQPNTSASTTAASGSLLAEGGLNPSDFAANPLPVGTPPAPYTNATASGAAATGNIRSAYSSTTATGTTALQNNSSAVASTTTSLDNTVGTHLASSILSALSGQTLTINGNTITFNAGTTVTTAGSNTTIGLGAGTTATVASILSAIQTAGGAGVTASLSASGNIVISSGTGTDVAVNSGTAATALGISSVTRGGNVLSSPAISGATVLSGSATAGGAQVLSSGFAAGDTITVDGQTLTFMASGASGTNQINVTDNITTLLGKIDALAGASGSAVSTGGVITLNTGTAANLSVSSSNSAAFAALGFTSTITKNRNGGGTAGTGGVIGNDISTFTKESISGGAVTAYNAAGTPVNLQLRWAKTDSAALGAGHADTWNMFYQTDPNATGTTVGWVNTGQAFTFASDGSLTSPSGSGITINNVSVSGQSLGSVAFNISTGGLTQYASTSGAVTINTITQNGYAAGQLRSVSVNNSGLVVGTFSNGQNLNLAQVTLSHFNGTNYLKAMDGGAYAATEQSGTAIDGASGSISGSSLEGSNTDIADEFTKLIVTQQAYSANTKVITTANSMVQDLLNVLR; this is encoded by the coding sequence ATGGGTATCTTCGATGCAATGAACACCTCGGTGGGTGGCCTGCAGGCGCAGTCCTACGCGCTGCAGAACATTTCCGGCAACATCGCGAACTCATCCACCACCGGTTACAAGGGCATCGGCACCAGCTTCGTCGACCTCATCCCCGACTCCTCCACGCCGAGCAAGCAGGTCGCGGGCGGCGTGACGGCCAACGCCAAGGCCACCATCACCACGCAGGGCACGATCTCGTCCTCCAGCGTCGCCACCAACATGGCGATCACCGGCGACGGCTTCTTCTCGATCCAGAAGGCGACCGGCACCGTCGACAACGTGCCGGTGTTCAGCGGCGTCACCTACTACACCCGCCGCGGCGACTTCCAGCTCAATGCCAACGGCAATCTGGTCAACGGCGCCGGCTATTATCTGATGGGCGTCGCGGTCGACTCCAAGACCGGCAACCCGACCGGCAGCGTGTCGACGGTGCTGAAATTCCAGAACAACTTCATCCCGGCGCAGGCGACCACCTCGATCCAGTACGCGGCCAACCTGCCGACCCAGCCGAACACCTCGGCGAGCACGACGGCGGCGAGCGGCTCGCTGCTGGCGGAAGGTGGCCTGAACCCATCGGATTTCGCGGCCAACCCGCTGCCGGTGGGCACGCCGCCCGCGCCCTACACCAACGCGACGGCGTCCGGTGCAGCCGCCACCGGCAACATCCGCTCGGCCTATTCGTCGACGACGGCGACGGGCACGACTGCACTCCAGAACAACTCCTCGGCGGTGGCCTCGACCACCACGTCCCTCGACAACACCGTGGGCACCCATCTCGCCTCCAGCATCCTCTCCGCGCTGAGCGGCCAGACCCTGACGATCAACGGCAACACGATCACCTTCAACGCCGGCACCACGGTCACGACGGCCGGCAGCAATACCACGATCGGTCTCGGCGCAGGCACGACGGCCACGGTGGCCAGCATCCTGAGCGCGATCCAGACCGCCGGCGGCGCGGGCGTCACGGCCTCGCTGAGCGCCAGCGGCAACATCGTGATCTCGAGCGGCACCGGCACCGACGTGGCAGTCAACAGCGGCACGGCAGCCACGGCCCTCGGCATCAGCAGCGTGACGCGCGGCGGCAACGTGCTGTCCTCGCCCGCGATCTCGGGCGCCACGGTGCTGAGCGGCTCCGCGACCGCTGGCGGCGCCCAGGTACTCTCGTCCGGCTTCGCCGCTGGTGACACCATCACGGTCGACGGTCAGACGTTGACCTTCATGGCCTCGGGCGCGTCAGGCACGAACCAGATCAACGTCACCGACAACATCACGACCCTGCTCGGCAAGATCGATGCTCTCGCGGGCGCCTCGGGCTCGGCCGTCAGCACTGGTGGCGTGATCACGCTGAACACCGGCACGGCGGCCAATCTGTCGGTGTCGAGCTCCAACAGCGCCGCCTTCGCCGCGCTCGGTTTCACCTCGACCATCACCAAGAACCGCAATGGCGGCGGCACCGCCGGCACCGGCGGGGTGATCGGCAACGACATCTCGACCTTCACCAAGGAATCGATCAGCGGCGGCGCGGTCACGGCCTACAACGCCGCCGGCACGCCCGTGAATCTGCAATTGCGCTGGGCCAAGACCGACAGCGCCGCGCTGGGCGCGGGTCATGCCGATACCTGGAACATGTTCTACCAGACCGATCCGAACGCGACCGGCACGACGGTCGGCTGGGTCAACACCGGACAGGCCTTCACCTTCGCCAGCGACGGCTCGCTGACCTCGCCGAGCGGTTCCGGCATCACCATCAACAACGTCTCCGTCAGCGGTCAATCGCTCGGCTCGGTCGCCTTCAACATCTCCACGGGAGGGCTGACGCAATATGCGAGCACCAGCGGCGCGGTGACCATCAACACCATCACGCAGAACGGCTACGCCGCCGGTCAGCTCCGCTCCGTCTCCGTCAACAACAGCGGCCTCGTGGTCGGCACCTTCTCGAACGGCCAGAACCTCAACCTCGCCCAGGTGACGCTGTCGCACTTCAACGGCACCAACTATCTGAAGGCGATGGACGGCGGCGCTTACGCCGCGACCGAACAGTCGGGAACCGCCATCGACGGCGCCTCGGGCAGCATCAGCGGCTCGTCGCTGGAAGGCTCGAACACCGACATCGCCGACGAGTTCACCAAGCTGATCGTGACCCAGCAGGCCTATTCGGCCAACACCAAGGTGATCACGACGGCGAATTCGATGGTGCAGGACCTCCTCAACGTATTGCGCTGA
- the flgK gene encoding flagellar hook-associated protein FlgK has product MGLSSALASAMSGLRANQAALSIVSSNVANSQTPGYVVQKANQIEVTTGDFGSTAMTTGVSRELDTYVLNQLRTETGGSGYADQMASILKQLQNVYGTPGNSGTLETALNNFTTALQALSTSAGSSSAQTVAVGAAQTLAQQLNVTTKGIQSLRSNVEQDLGSSAQQANLAMNQIADINTKLQGLSANDPSAATLMDQRDQAINTLSKYVDVRVTTDGSNQANIYTTTGIQLVGAGLASQFSFASAGALTATSQYNIDPAKSGVGAFNIKLPNGSMVDVVANNVVSSGQVAADLKLRDQTLVQAQNQIDQLAATMSSALSDKTTTGSTVSGPPAGFDIDLAGAQPGNTVNISYTDTTTNTQRQITLVNVTDPAALPLQNATNANPMQIGVNFSGGMGAIASALNTALSGAHLTFAAASSPATATTLRVTDDNTGLAKVNSSSSTKTISSLTSGNPQLPLFTDGGQALYTGAITASGSQMTGLAGRIAVNTQLAADPTRLSVYSTSPVTPTGDTTRSDYLYSQLTNAVFSYSPQTGLGSANQPFTGSVSNYLQQFLSVQGNAATQATQLQQGQSVVVSTLQAKFNSTSSVNLDSEMSNLIQLQNAYAANAHVMSVVQTMMNTLLQAQV; this is encoded by the coding sequence ATGGGTTTGAGTTCAGCCCTTGCCAGTGCGATGAGCGGACTGCGTGCCAACCAGGCCGCGCTCTCGATCGTCTCCTCGAACGTCGCCAACTCGCAGACGCCGGGTTACGTCGTCCAGAAGGCGAACCAGATCGAGGTCACCACCGGCGACTTCGGTTCGACGGCGATGACGACCGGCGTCAGCCGGGAGCTCGACACCTATGTGCTGAACCAGCTGCGCACAGAGACCGGCGGCAGCGGCTACGCCGACCAGATGGCCAGCATCCTGAAGCAGCTTCAGAATGTCTATGGCACGCCGGGCAACAGCGGCACGCTCGAAACCGCGCTGAACAATTTCACCACCGCGCTGCAGGCGCTGTCGACCAGTGCGGGCTCGTCGTCGGCGCAGACGGTGGCAGTCGGTGCGGCTCAGACGCTGGCGCAGCAGCTCAACGTCACCACCAAGGGCATCCAGTCGCTGCGCTCCAACGTCGAGCAGGACCTCGGCAGCTCGGCGCAGCAGGCCAATCTGGCGATGAACCAGATCGCCGACATCAACACCAAGCTCCAGGGCCTGTCGGCGAACGATCCGTCCGCCGCGACGCTGATGGACCAGCGCGACCAGGCCATCAACACGCTGTCGAAATACGTCGACGTCCGCGTCACCACCGACGGGTCGAACCAGGCCAACATCTACACCACCACGGGGATCCAGCTCGTCGGCGCGGGGCTCGCCTCGCAGTTCTCGTTCGCGTCGGCCGGCGCCCTGACAGCGACCTCGCAGTACAACATCGATCCGGCCAAGTCGGGCGTCGGCGCGTTCAACATCAAGCTTCCGAACGGCTCGATGGTCGACGTCGTCGCCAACAACGTGGTGTCCTCCGGGCAGGTCGCGGCCGATCTGAAGCTGCGCGACCAGACGCTGGTGCAGGCGCAGAACCAGATCGACCAGCTCGCCGCCACGATGTCGAGCGCGCTGTCGGACAAGACCACGACGGGCAGCACCGTCTCCGGCCCGCCCGCCGGCTTCGACATCGATCTTGCCGGGGCGCAGCCGGGCAACACCGTCAACATCAGCTATACCGACACGACCACCAACACCCAGCGCCAGATCACGCTCGTCAACGTGACCGATCCGGCCGCCCTGCCGCTGCAGAACGCCACCAACGCCAACCCGATGCAGATCGGCGTGAACTTCTCCGGCGGCATGGGCGCGATCGCCTCCGCGCTCAACACCGCGCTGTCAGGCGCGCATCTGACATTCGCCGCCGCGTCGTCGCCGGCGACGGCCACGACGCTGCGCGTCACCGACGACAATACCGGCCTTGCCAAGGTCAATTCGTCCTCAAGCACCAAGACGATATCGTCGCTGACCTCGGGCAATCCGCAACTGCCGCTGTTCACCGATGGCGGGCAGGCGCTCTACACCGGCGCGATCACGGCGTCGGGCTCGCAGATGACCGGCCTTGCCGGGCGCATCGCGGTGAACACGCAGCTGGCCGCCGATCCAACCAGGCTGTCGGTCTACAGCACCTCGCCGGTGACGCCCACGGGCGATACCACGCGCTCGGACTATCTCTATTCGCAGCTGACCAATGCGGTGTTCTCCTATTCGCCGCAGACCGGCCTCGGCTCGGCGAACCAGCCCTTCACCGGCAGTGTCTCGAACTACCTCCAGCAGTTCCTGAGCGTTCAGGGCAATGCCGCGACGCAGGCGACCCAGCTCCAGCAGGGCCAGAGTGTCGTGGTCTCGACGCTCCAGGCGAAGTTCAACTCGACCTCCAGCGTCAATCTCGACTCGGAGATGTCGAACCTGATCCAGCTCCAGAATGCCTATGCCGCCAACGCCCACGTCATGTCGGTGGTGCAGACCATGATGAATACGTTGCTCCAGGCGCAAGTGTAA